The Brassica oleracea var. oleracea cultivar TO1000 chromosome C6, BOL, whole genome shotgun sequence genome includes a region encoding these proteins:
- the LOC106297056 gene encoding HIPL1 protein — protein MSSLCSVAVLLSCLVLLFLAKESLSHPLCNDLTAPLTLKQPLSFCQFNGSVCCNSHEDLKLQKQFKAVNVSGSCSSHLKSLLCSKCDPFAAELFRAELESRQVPVLCNSTVSSHKSTQSLADIDFCTRFWSECQNLSVTNTPFASQSGDGGNSTIYEIWKSRNDFCKTFGGSSDESSVCFNGQAVSFNISKATSPSPSGICLEKLANGSFLNMEPHPDGSNRVFLSDQAGMIYLATVPSQGSREVLTIDETNLFLDLTEEVHFDAELGLLGIAFHPDFLRNGRFFVSFNCDRVKWPECSGKCACNSDVDCDPSKLDSDDGATPCQYHSVISEFFTNGTYVKPVEVRRILTMGLPFASHHGGQILFGPKDGYLYFMMGDGGSKGDPHNFAQNKRSLLGKIMRLDVNNVPDAKAMSQFQLWGNYTIPKDNPFTQDKNMLPEIWAMGVRNPWRCSFDSERPSYFICADVGEDKYEEVDMITKGGNYGWHYYEGPLPFNLSTSSKTSKNSTKITNPIFPVMWYKHSDVNQKEGSASITGGYFYRSSTDPCLYGTYLFADLYAGVIWGGAETPLGSGNFTSSRIPLRCTSDSPISCSSDTDSSSSSSSSPPLGFIFSFGQDNNKDIYLLASSGLYRIVRPSRCNFHCSLENGTSLVPSRQPDRSPPSPSSSQRLHNSVSTLVINFLSWFFLLFVIQRK, from the exons ATGAGTTCTCTCTGTTCAGTAGCAGTCTTGCTTTCTTGCCTTGTGTTGTTGTTTCTTGCCAAAGAATCTTTGTCACATCCATTATGTAATGATTTGA CTGCTCCGCTTACACTGAAGCAGCCGCTCTCTTTTTGTCAATTCAATGGAAGTGTATGCTGTAACTCCCATGAGGACTTGAAGTTGCAGAAACAGTTTAAAGCAGTCAATGTATCTGGTAGCTGTTCTTCGCATCTGAAGTCATTACTTTGCTCG AAGTGTGATCCATTCGCAGCAGAGCTTTTCCGTGCTGAGTTAGAATCTAGACAAGTCCCTGTGCTCTGCAACTCCACAGTTTCTTCTCACAAGTCAACACAATCTCTTGCCGACATTGATTTTTGCACAAGGTTTTGGAGTGAATGTCAGAATCTCTCTGTAACCAACACTCCTTTTGCATCTCAATCTGGAGATGGAGGTAACTCCACAATATATGAGATATGGAAATCAAGAAATGACTTCTGCAAGACTTTTGGTGGATCTTCTGATGAATCCTCTGTGTGCTTCAATGGCCAGGCGGTTTCATTCAACATTTCAAAAGCTACTAGTCCTTCTCCTTCAGGCATATGCCTTGAGAAGCTTGCAAACGGGTCTTTTCTCAACATGGAACCTCATCCTGATGGCTCTAATCGCGTCTTTCTGTCTGATCAGGCTGGGATGATATACCTGGCTACAGTCCCATCTCAAGGATCTAGAGAAGTTTTGACAATAGACGAGACCAATCTGTTTCTTGATCTTACTGAAGAAGTGCACTTTGATGCTGAGCTTGGTCTCTTAGGAATAGCTTTTCATCCTGATTTCTTGAGGAACGGTAGATTCTTTGTTTCTTTCAACTGCGATAGAGTTAAGTGGCCAGAATGTTCTGGCAAATGCGCATGCAACTCAGATGTTGATTGTGACCCTTCAAAGCTAGATTCTGATGACGGAGCAACCCCATGTCAATACCACAGCGTCATATCAGAGTTCTTTACCAATG GGACTTATGTTAAACCGGTGGAGGTAAGGAGAATCTTGACGATGGGTCTTCCTTTTGCATCACATCATGGTGGACAGATCTTGTTCGGACCTAAAGATGGGTACTTGTATTTCATGATGGGAGATGGAGGAAGCAAAGGAGATCCACACAACTTTGCACAGAACAAGAGATCTTTGCTTGGGAAGATCATGAGACTCGATGTGAATAATGTTCCAG ATGCAAAAGCAATGAGCCAGTTTCAGCTTTGGGGAAACTATACTATACCAAAAGACAACCCGTTTACACAAGATAAGAATATGCTTCCTGAAATATGGGCCATGGGAGTTAGAAACCCATGGCGATGCAGTTTTGATTCAGAGAGGCCGTCTTACTTCATATGTGCAGATGTTGGAGAG GACAAGTATGAAGAAGTGGATATGATCACCAAAGGAGGAAACTATGGTTGGCATTACTACGAGGGACCTTTACCATTTAATCTTTCTACCTCTTCTAAAACCAGCAAGAACTCAACAAAGATTACAAATCCCATCTTCCCGGTTATGTGGTACAAACACTCGGACGTAAACCAGAAAGAAGGGTCTGCTTCAATAACTGGCGGATACTTTTATCGCTCATCTACTGATCCATGCTTGTATGGAAC GTATCTCTTTGCAGACTTATACGCTGGAGTCATTTGGGGTGGAGCTGAAACTCCACTGGGTAGTGGAAACTTCACGAGCTCTCGTATTCCATTACGATGCACCTCGGATTCGCCGATCTCTTGCTCATCTGATACAGACTCTTCATCATCATCATCATCATCTCCACCCCTTGGCTTTATATTCTCCTTTGGACAAGACAACAACAAAGACATCTACTTACTTGCAAGCTCTGGCCTTTACAGAATCGTTCGTCCGAGCCGCTGTAACTTCCATTGCTCTCTTGAAAACGGAACTTCATTGGTTCCTTCACGACAGCCTGATCGTTCTCCGCCATCTCCATCATCATCTCAACGACTACACAACAGCGTTAGTACTCTTGTAATAAATTTCTTATCTTGGTTTTTTCTTTTGTTTGTAATACAAAGAAAATGA
- the LOC106300731 gene encoding pentatricopeptide repeat-containing protein At5g39980, chloroplastic, with the protein MYIDICSSSSPSLPSIPLTRPHIYTSIPFFTIPPESTQHRSLIFTVSASSSSSSQSTETKNVWRKQPEKSTSLKKHRRYQRSTFLDHKVDMDELLASIHQTHNEEELFSLLSLYKDRQLSIRFMVSLLSREQDWQRSLALLDWVHDEAKYTPSVFAYNVVLRNVLRAKQFDIAHGLFDEMRQRPLAPDRYTYSTLITSFGKEGMFDSALSWLQKMEQDRVSGDLVLYSNLIELSRRLCDYSKAISIFSRLKKSGITPDLVAYNSMINVYGKAKLFKEARLLMNEMKEAGVEPNTVSYSTLLSVYVENQKFLEALSVFAEMKEVNCPLDLTTCNVMIDVYGQLDMVKEADRLFWSMRKMDIEPNVVSYNTILRVYGEAELFGEAIHLFRLMQRKDIEQNVVTYNTMIKIYGKTLEHEKATNLVQEMQSRGIEPNAITYSTIISIWGKAGKLDRAATLFQKLRSSGVEIDQVLYQTMIVAYERVGLMGHAKRLLQELKRPDNIPRETAITILAKAGRIEEATWVFRQAFDSGEVKDISVFGCMINLYSRNQRYVNVIEVFEKMRSAGYFPDSNAIAIVLNAYGKQREFEKADTVYREMQEEGCVFPDEVHFQMLSLYSSKKDFEMVESLFERLESDPNINSKELHLVVAALYERADKLNDASRVMNRMRERGLLKPFSR; encoded by the coding sequence ATGTACATAGACATCTGCTCATCATCATCTCCTTCTCTTCCATCAATACCCTTAACCAGACCTCATATTTACACCTCCATACCCTTCTTCACCATACCTCCTGAATCAACACAACATCGCAGTCTCATCTTCACAGTCTCTGCTTCTTCCTCATCATCTTCACAATCTACAGAAACTAAAAACGTATGGAGAAAACAACCAGAGAAGTCAACATCGTTGAAGAAACATCGGAGGTACCAAAGATCCACCTTTCTCGACCACAAAGTCGACATGGACGAGCTTCTAGCTTCAATTCACCAAACCCATAACGAGGAAGAGCTTTTCTCTCTCCTCTCTTTGTACAAAGACAGACAATTGTCTATACGCTTCATGGTCTCGCTTCTTTCCCGAGAACAAGACTGGCAGAGATCACTCGCCTTGCTCGATTGGGTTCACGACGAAGCTAAGTATACACCTTCCGTGTTCGCCTACAACGTCGTTCTCCGAAACGTGTTGAGAGCTAAGCAATTCGACATTGCACACGGACTGTTCGACGAAATGCGTCAGAGACCTCTTGCTCCCGATAGGTATACTTACTCGACGCTTATTACTTCGTTTGGTAAAGAAGGTATGTTCGATTCGGCTTTGTCTTGGCTTCAGAAGATGGAACAGGACCGTGTTTCTGGTGATCTCGTCTTGTACAGTAACCTCATTGAGTTGTCTAGGAGGCTTTGTGATTACTCTAAGGCTATTTCGATCTTCTCGAGGTTGAAGAAGTCCGGTATTACGCCTGATCTCGTTGCGTATAATTCGATGATTAATGTTTATGGAAAGGCTAAGTTGTTCAAAGAAGCTCGTTTGCTTATGAATGAGATGAAGGAAGCTGGTGTGGAACCAAACACAGTTAGTTACTCAACTCTTTTGAGTGTTTATGTGGAGAACCAGAAGTTTCTTGAAGCTTTGTCCGTTTTTGCAGAGATGAAAGAGGTGAATTGTCCATTGGATCTCACGACTTGTAATGTAATGATTGATGTTTATGGTCAGCTTGACATGGTGAAAGAAGCTGATAGGTTGTTTTGGAGTATGAGGAAAATGGATATTGAACCAAACGTTGTTAGCTACAACACGATCCTCCGTGTTTATGGTGAAGCTGAGCTTTTCGGTGAAGCAATTCATCTTTTCAGGTTGATGCAGAGGAAAGACATTGAGCAGAACGTTGTTACTTACAACACAATGATTAAGATCTATGGGAAGACTCTGGAGCACGAAAAGGCAACGAATCTCGTTCAGGAGATGCAGAGCAGAGGAATCGAACCTAACGCCATTACATACTCAACGATTATCTCAATATGGGGCAAAGCTGGTAAACTAGACCGAGCTGCAACGCTGTTTCAGAAACTGAGGAGCTCAGGTGTTGAAATTGACCAAGTTCTGTATCAGACAATGATCGTGGCTTACGAAAGAGTTGGTCTAATGGGTCATGCTAAGCGTCTGCTACAGGAGTTAAAGCGTCCTGATAACATACCTAGAGAAACCGCTATCACCATTCTTGCTAAAGCTGGGAGAATAGAAGAGGCCACGTGGGTTTTCCGACAAGCTTTTGATTCTGGGGAGGTAAAAGACATATCTGTTTTTGGCTGTATGATCAATCTTTACTCGAGAAACCAAAGGTACGTGAATGTTATTGAAGTGTTTGAGAAAATGAGAAGCGCTGGTTATTTTCCGGATTCAAACGCGATAGCTATAGTGTTGAACGCTTATGGGAAACAAAGAGAGTTCGAAAAGGCGGATACGGTTTACAGAGAGATGCAAGAGGAAGGATGTGTTTTTCCTGATGAAGTTCATTTCCAGATGCTGAGTTTATACTCGTCCAAGAAAGATTTTGAGATGGTTGAATCTTTGTTTGAGAGATTGGAGTCTGATCCTAACATCAATAGTAAGGAGTTGCATTTGGTTGTGGCGGCTTTGTATGAGAGAGCAGATAAACTAAACGATGCTTCAAGAGTCATGAATCGAATGAGAGAACGAGGACTTCTAAAGCCCTTTTCTAGATGA
- the LOC106296334 gene encoding xylosyltransferase 1-like, whose amino-acid sequence MKKLRSYYSNARHHQHHHSERRWILFPIVIASIFAFFLLFLTTLTSPTGARFLPFTRPVLLTGSGSSAFVESKIKPRPISSLPDPPRFAYLISGSAGDGKSLRRTLLALYHPNNRYVVHLERASSPEEREDLHGYIRNSSLFRRFQNVHMIEKANLVTYRGPTMVANTLHAAAILLREGAEWDWFINLSSSDYPLMTQDDLLHIFSHLPRDLNFIDHTSNIGWKASQRAKPVIIDPGLYLNKKSDVFWVTQRRSIPTAFKLFTGSAWMALSRPFIDYCIWGWDNLPRTVLMYYSNFLSSPEGYFHTVLCNAEEFRNTTVNSDLHFITWDNPPKQHPHHLTLADMDRMVNSNAPFARKFRREDPVLDKIDEELLNRGFGMPTPGGWCIGSHENGTDPCAVIGDTDVIRPGPGARRLESLVTSMLSTENFRPKQCK is encoded by the exons ATGAAGAAACTGAGAAGCTATTACTCGAATGCGAGGCATCATCAGCATCACCACTCAGAGAGGAGATGGATTCTCTTCCCTATAGTGATCGCTTCAATCTTCGCTTTCTTCTTACTCTTCCTCACGACCCTCACTTCACCAACCGGAGCCCGTTTCCTCCCTTTCACCCGACCCGTTTTGTTAACCGGATCTGGGTCATCGGCCTTCGTCGAGTCCAAGATCAAACCCAGACCCATCTCCTCCCTCCCCGATCCGCCGCGATTCGCTTACTTGATTTCCGGATCCGCCGGCGACGGGAAGTCTCTCCGGCGAACCCTTCTGGCTCTTTACCATCCTAACAACCGCTACGTTGTTCATCTGGAAAGAGCTTCTTCCCCCGAGGAGAGAGAGGATCTCCATGGATACATTCGAAACTCGTCCTTGTTCCGAAGGTTTCAGAACGTTCATATGATTGAGAAAGCTAACCTCGTGACGTATCGTGGGCCGACGATGGTGGCGAATACGCTTCACGCCGCGGCGATTTTGCTCAGGGAGGGAGCTGAGTGGGACTGGTTCATCAATCTCAGCTCCTCTGATTATCCTCTTATGACTCAAGATG ATTTGTTGCATATATTCTCGCATTTGCCGCGGGATTTGAACTTCATTGATCATACTAGTAACATTGGATGGAAAGC ATCACAGAGAGCAAAACCGGTGATTATAGATCCTGGACTGTATTTGAACAAAAAGTCTGATGTTTTTTGGGTTACGCAAAGACGAAGCATCCCAACAGCATTCAAGCTCTTCACAG GCTCTGCTTGGATGGCTTTATCACGGCCATTCATTGACTATTGCATTTGGGGTTGGGATAATCTACCTCGGACCGTGTTAATGTACTACTCGAATTTTCTCTCTTCTCCGGAAGGATATTTTCACACAGTTCTCTGCAACGCTGAGGAATTCAGAAACACAACTGTAAACAGCGACTTGCACTTCATAACGTGGGACAATCCGCCTAAGCAGCATCCACACCATCTCACTCTTGCAGATATGGATAGAATGGTCAATAGCAATGCCCCCTTTGCTAGAAAATTCAGAAGAGAAGATCCTGTTCTTGACAAGATTGATGAGGAGCTTCTTAACCGAGGTTTTGGGATGCCTACACCTGGTGGGTGGTGCATCGGGAGCCATGAAAACGGGACTGACCCTTGTGCTGTTATTGGTGATACTGATGTTATCAGGCCTGGTCCAGGTGCTAGACGGCTGGAGAGTCTTGTTACTTCGATGTTATCTACTGAGAATTTTCGACCAAAACAATGCAAGTAA
- the LOC106299869 gene encoding uncharacterized protein LOC106299869 has product MVKPGVATPAKISESTRFYPYFKDCIEAFGGTHISAMIPTSDVPSYRNRKGFISQNVFAACNFDLEFMYVLSGWERSAHDSKILSNALTRHGSRLTIPEGMYLSLEVIPPNNEQANFEEVVHVGALESQQREYANN; this is encoded by the exons ATGGTAAAGCCTGGAGTTGCAACACCTGCTAAGATAAGTGAGAGCACAAGATTTTATCCCTACTTCAAG GACTGTATTGAAGCTTTCGGTGGTACACATATATCTGCAATGATACCAACTTCTGATGTTCCAAGCTATCGTAATCGCAAAGGATTTATATCACAAAATGTCTTTGCAGCTTGCAACTTTGATTTGGAATTCATGTATGTTCTTAGTGGATGGGAAAGATCAGCTCATGATTCGAAAATTTTAAGCAATGCTTTGACAAGACACGGTAGCAGATTAACCATTCCAGAAGGTATGTACCTAAGTT TGGAAGTGATCCCTCCAAACAATGAACAAGCAAATTTTGAAGAAGTTGTACATGTTGGTGCTCTTGAATCTCAGCAAAGAGAATATGCTAACAACTAG